The Hyperolius riggenbachi isolate aHypRig1 chromosome 3, aHypRig1.pri, whole genome shotgun sequence genome window below encodes:
- the LOC137562350 gene encoding E3 ubiquitin-protein ligase TRIM39-like, which translates to MSQPQSHPLNSACWETHSSLLSVMESAYLNKLLDCSVCQNIYTDPVNLKCGHSFCRVCIDQVLDTQVGSEGYSCPECREKFQERPALHRNIILSNIVENFLSPHPGQESGVCCTYCIHTHVPAVSSCLLCEASLCASHLNVHSKSPEHVLVDPSMSPEDRKRSLHKKILEYNYTENSDVIHVSCCVIGMYRDHQKESLDEIAEKKKQKLNIYLQKLLTWREWVENTVHSLQVLRRKTQDEVDGKTRRFIDIFTELRLQLEDLEKKVLSEIARQAEQLQFPILHLIQELEIKMDELSRKIRQTEELHSMTDPLTVLQDLDKVDTEEGDEDRERYAEEHHDVGDLDMVPISQVFRKGLAEILTGANGGIYIQEATDIVLDENSANSSIRLSDDFKTATLIGGQNHPETPESFTFYPQVISKGSFSSGRLYWEVDLRGSHLWKVGMCYPSIQRKGGERSEGGMSGLQEIGYNNKSWVMEKWNGEYFVIHDSGRNWLADNISGDKIRVYLDYEAGQLSFYDLSEPIRHLHTFTASFTEPLHVALLIWDEYGFIRVNVRNPPRI; encoded by the coding sequence ATGAGTCAGCCTCAGTCACACCCGCTGAACTCAGCCTGCTGGGAGACTCATTCCTCTCTCCTGTCAGTAATGGAATCTGCTTACCTGAACAAACTGCTGGACTGCTCTGTCTGTCAGAATATCTACACTGACCCTGTAAACCTGAAATGTGGCCACAGCTTCTGCCGGGTCTGTATTGATCAAGTGTTGGATACACAGGTGGGGTCTGAAGGCTATTCCTGCCCTGAATGCAGAGAGAAGTTTCAGGAACGCCCCGCACTGCACAGGAATATTATTCTGAGTAACATTGTAGAGAACTTCCTGTCACCTCATCCAGGTCAGGAGTCTGGGGTCTGCTGTACATACTGTATTCATACTCATGTGCCTGCTGTTAGCTCCTGCCTGCTCTGTGAAGCATCTCTGTGTGCCAGTCACCTGAACGTGCACAGCAAGTCCCCAGAACATGTTCTAGTTGACCCCAGCATGTCCCCGGAGGACAGGAAACGCTCACTCCATAAAAAAATCCTAGAATATAACTACACTGAGAATTCTGATGTTATCCATGTCTCTTGCTGTGTGATTGGAATGTATAGAGATCATCAGAAGGAGTCGCTGGATGAGATTGCTGAAAAGAAGAAACAGAAACTGAATATCTATTTGCAGAAACTGTTAACATGGAGGGAATGGGTTGAGAACACAGTTCATAGTCTTCAGGtactcaggagaaaaacacaaGATGAAGTAGATGGTAAAACCAGGAGATTTATTGACATTTTCACAGAACTTAGATTACAGTTAGAAGACCTGGAGAAGAAAGTCCTGAGTGAGATTGCCAGGCAAGCCGAACAGTTGCAATTTCCCATTTTGCACCTGATCCAGGAACTGGAAATAAAAATGGATGAGCTGTCCAGAAAAATTCGTCAGACTGAAGAGCTACACAGCATGACCgacccactgactgtcttacaagATCTGGACAAAGTTGACACTGAGGAGGGAGATGAGGACAGAGAGAGATACGCGGAGGAGCACCATGATGTAGGGGATCTGGACATGGTTCCGATCTCCCAAGTATTTCGGAAAGGTTTAGCAGAAATATTAACAGGTGCAAATGGAGGGATCTATATACAGGAAGCAACAGACATAGTACTTGATGAAAACTCTGCTAACAGCTCTATAAGGCTATCTGATGACTTTAAAACTGCAACCTTGATAGGAGGCCAAAATCACCCAGAAACACCAGAATCATTTACATTTTATCCTCAGGTAATCAGCAAAGGGAGTTTCTCCTCTGGGCGTCTTTACTGGGAAGTAGATCTCAGGGGATCCCATTTGTGGAAGGTggggatgtgttaccccagtatacaAAGGAAAGGAGGAGAACGAAGTGAAGGGGGCATGTCAGGCCTGCAAGAGATTGGCTATAATAACAAGTCCTGGgtgatggagaagtggaatggcgAGTATTTTGTGATCCATGATAGTGGCAGGAACTGGTTAGCGGACAACATCTCCGGAGATAAAATCAGAGTCtatctggattatgaggctgGCCAGTTGTCATTCTATGATCTGAGTGAACCAATCAGACACCTCCATACCTTCACTGCCTCATTCACTGAGCCTCTCCACGTAGCATTACTTATCTGGGATGAATATGGTTTTATACGAGTTAATGTAAGAAATCCACCCAGAATCTGA